The genomic segment CAGCCTGGGGCCAGAGATGGGAATCAGGAAGTGGGTAGGGCctgtgagatgtctcagtgggtaaaggcagttgtcactaagcctgatgacttcactttgatccctgggacccatatggtaaAAGGAGCAGACAACTTTTgtaagttgtcctcagacctacacacacacacacacacacacacacacacacacactcacacacacaccccaattaaAAAGCTTAGAAAGCCTGAGAGGTCAGGTTGGGACCTGTGGCTTCAGCACCCCCTTGGGCTGCAGTCAGGATTGTCATCTAGTCTCCCAAGAGGGTAGCTGGCACTGTGCCTGGGTGGTGAGCTGTGCTTGGACGTAGCAGCAGGGAGCACACAGAGACTGGCTGAGGTGAGGTGCTAAGGGATGCACAAGGGTTCTTGGGGGAAATCTTGGTCTTTTCCTACCCAATGGACCTAATCTCCTCACCTGCTGCCTTGGGACCCATTCTGCCCTTGAGTGTCTTGGCCAGTTCCTATGTCCACTGGCCCTTTCTTGGCAGGAGGGACTGAGCACAAGCTTGTGAAGTTAAGGAGATCTGTGGCTGTTGTTGCCACAGCAGCACCTCTTGGGGTTACCATTTGGGAATGCTCCCTAAAATGCCTCTTGGTGGGATCCCTGGTTGATTGTGTCTACCTTGCCACCAGGACTCCCAGGAAGTAGACACTCATGACAGCAGAAATGCTTTGACTGGAGGGAACCCCTGAAGGTAGTGCTGGGGAATTCTCCTCTCCCAATCCTGCTAtgtcctggaggaagtggggttTGAGACACAAAGAGGACATCAAATGGGGACAGACCTTGTGATcattaatcttatttatttatttagtttttcgagacagggtttctctgtgtagttttggtgcctgtcctgcatctcgctctgtagaccaggctggcctcaaactcacagagatcctcctggttctgcctcctgagggctgggattaaaggcgtgtaccattgCTGCccacctttatttatttcttgagacaagttttctctattATGtcgctctggatgtcctggaactcacgctgtaggtcacggtagccttgaactcatagagacccaccagcctctgctgggattaaaagtgtgggccaccacaccctgccAATGATGGTTAATCTTAACATCTACTGTGATAGGCCGTGACATTAATACAGCAGATGGCAACTGACAGTTCAGGTGTtgacccaccagatgaataactctCTGATGGAGGAATCCCATCAAGCAAGGCTTACAGGACCACAGACTCTGAAAACccgttgcttctgtctgtaatttctctcatgtgcaACTACATCTCTTCTAAAAACAGCTGTGGGTATTTCCCTCACTGCCGGTGCAtttatctcatgtatatattcCATCAACTGGGTACACGTTTATCTGTGGATGgccaggaagatgatttcttcttaagctgtataattttgatgaatagaaataatactaggatatttttcatagcTCAGACTGACATAGGGAACAATACTATTCTTAGACACAAAGACAGCTTTTTATACCATTAGCTGACTTAAAATCTCAAAACAAATTCAAAGTAGACTAGTTGCTTCTACAAATGAAATGCACGAGGACAAGTTCTCAGTTGTCTAATTGTGGAAACAAGGTCAGGCATGACACATCTTTAGTGTCAGTTTTTCACTTGCAAAAGCCTAGCTGATAACATTAAAGACACAACTCCCTGCAGCAACTGACTCTCTGTACACTCCCAATCTCAGTTTATGATATaagactcaaggttcagccaactaactgtttattgCTTGGGTCCTAAATTTCAATGTCACTCTCCACGATGTCTCTCAGGCTATATGCCTCCCACCTGCATGGCCAAGTGTTGCCATGATTACTCACTTCCAGCTGGTCAGTGTGACATCCCTAGCCTGAGAGAAACCATGTGATTTCTCATGGCTCTGTGTCTTATTGTTTATTCAAGAAATGCTAtgtgaccctgaaaatgtaattcATATATTGTCCAGAGTTTGTTCTgtggagagtgagtgagtgatgtagaagagagatgtgtgtgtagaAGAGAAGTATGGGAAGAGAGATGTAGCTGTGTAGAAGAGAGATGTGTAGAGGAGAGATGTAACTGTGTAGAGAGAGATGTAGTTGAGTGGAGACAgattttcagaaaatattttttttcaaaatgaagtaaagagaaagttaccaCCTGAAAGTGTacgtttctttccttccttacccctcagatagaaaaagtctagccctcaccacatttttttttttttttttgcatatcctgggctgctggaggctggccctCCTGGCAATGGTCATTTACCTTGACAGCCTTGAGAATCATCTAGATTATAGACAGCAAATATTTTTCTGGGTGTGTctctgagggtgtttccagagataaTTTGCTCTCCAGGGTTCTGACCTAACAAATGAAACAATCCCTTGATAGATTTATAACATGATGGCATTGTTCAGAGATGGTAAAAATAGGTGTGGTGATGAaggagaatggccctcataggctcatatatttcatACTTGGTCCCCATTAGTAgcaatgtttgggaaggattaggagatgtgaccatattggaggaggtgtgtccctgggggtgggcttggaggtttcagaaAGAGCCCACCATCCTAGTTAGTTCTTTCTGCCTTGTgctgtgtctcaagatgtgaactctcagctgctgctcgagcaccatgcctgtctgcctgcttccGTGTTTCTACCCCAAGGGTCATGGCCtctaaccctttgaaactgtaagcccccaataaactctttttctTGTAAATTGCATGGGTCATGGTGTCTTAACACAGTATTCAAAACTAACTGGAACAGTGGGTGGGACCTAGCAGGAGGAATTATTTTACAGGGGCTTTGGAGCTGTCTCTTGCCTtgttcttctttttgtttatgttttctgcCTCATGATGTGAACTGTTTTGCTCTGCCATACCTTCCCTGCCATGGCAGCCTGACAACTGTCAAACTGTGAGCTGACACAAAGCCTTCCTCCTTCAAGTCATGTCGGACATTTtgatcataataataaaaactaacctCCAGCGGTCACAGATCACTGGGATCTTGAGATGGACAGCCTGGCgatgtctcttttccttttatacGCTTTCCTTGACCCCCAGACAACAATTAATTGGTTTATTATTGTATATTTATGTGCATGGTGTGCTGGAGATATACACCTGTCACAGTTCAGATGTGTCAGTCAGAGGACAGTATTTTGCAGTTTGGTTCTCCCTTTTACCTTTAGGTGGGTTCCAGGATCAACCTCAGATCGAAAGGCTTTTTCCAAGTTTGTCCAAGGCAATTTCAACCTTCATCAAGATTTAATCCAGGGGAGGCTAGAGCGGAGGCTCAGTGGctatgctcttgtagaggacccaagtttggttcccaccatccacgtccatctccatctccaggagatctgatgcctatggactctgagggcacctgcactcacatacacgtATTTCTGACTCCCCACTTACATACATCATTTTATAAAAtctctagggactggagagatggctcagtagttaagagtacctgctctttcagaagacctgggctcactcccagcacccacattggcagttcacaaccatgtgtaatgccagttccaggggatttgatgcccccttctggcctccactggttccatatatgcatatgttGCATTTATACgcacgcaggcaaaacatttatacacataaggttacattttcaaatctttttatttttactcatatttatgtgtatgtgtgtatgtccatggaaaccagaagagctagagctggtgttacagggagttgtgagctgcccgacacgggtgctgggaactgaacttaggtcttctggaagagtaatacgtgctattaaccactgagccatctctccagccccataaaataaatatgccttaaaacatttaattcataTATAAGGAAACATAAAGAGGACTGTTTGGGGAGAAGGGAGCAGAATAAATGGAGGAGTGGGAAGAGAAGCTGTAATCAGAGCATGATAAACACCACACATTTTCACGTATGTGGGATCTTCATTTGAAGATTCTCCACTATTTTATAAATTGAAAAGTGTATGTGTAAGAGTCTTTTGCCTGAGCAAGGCgcgctggcacacacctttagtcccagcactcgggaggcagaggcaggtggatctctgtgaatttgaggccagcctggtctacagaactagttccaggacagccaaagctacacagagaaactatattttgaaaaacaaaacaaaaaaagtctttGCCTGTACCACATGTATTAGaggtcggatcccctggaactggatttagctatgtttgtgaactgccatgtgaatgctgggagccaaacgggggtccttggcaagagcagcaaatgctcttacctgccaagccttctctctggctctcCACTAATATTCTGAGGGGTGTTATTTGGAAGGAGAGCAGTGGGAAAGGgccaggagaggaagaagggtgaACATGAACAAAGAGTAATGACGTGCACGGGATGGAAATGTTGACACAACCCATGATTTTGTACATTAGTGaagaaattaattgaaaaatgaagaagaaaaaattaatcCAGAACTTAAGCCTTGGCCTGTTCATTGAAGGACTATTCCCAGCAGCAAAGACACTAGATCAGCAGAGACATCTGCCAATGGAAGAATGGACAAGGAAAACGTGGTGCAGACGTATACATGAATATTATTCAGCCCGTTGTTTGCAGCAACATGAATGAGACCGTAGGACATTGGGTGAGTGCATTAAATAGACACAGGATAATCACCAAGAGCTGGGCACGTAGCTCATTGGTAAAGGCCTTccccagcatgtgcaaggccctgaggtCCATCCCCTCGCAATAAAACAAAGTCCACCTTGCAAAAcctaaacaaaaatcaaacaccaTAAAAGCTGATCTCAAAGTACCGAACAAAATAGTGGTTGCCAGAGTCTGGGAGGTGTGAGAGAGGAGGGTGGTGGGAAGAATGGTGAATGGTAGGAGGCCAGGGTAGAAAGAGTGACTTCTAAAGGGCCATAGCATGCTGAGGGGAACTATGGGTGACAGCAATTTATTGATTATTTCAGAATAGTGGAGAACGTTTTCAATATTTCCAACACAAATACATGGTGAATGTTTGATGGTGTGGATTTGCCATTTATCCTAATCTGATGTTGcacattttgtatatgtattgAAAAGCCatactagccaggcatggtaccacacgcctttaatcccagcagttggaaggcagggcaggcagatctctatgagttccaaaccagtctggtttatatagcaagttccaggacatagaccctttctcaaaacacacacaaacaaacaccccaCAATGAGTGAGAGAGAAATACTACACTGCActccataaatacatacaattacacaaattaaaaatagaggattgaggcctggagagacggctcagcagttaagagcccttgtttctcttgcagaagacctggatttggctctcagcacccacatgctagTTCACAAccgtttataactccagttccaggggatccaatgccctcttctgactttacaggcaccaggcatgcacgtggtacatacataaatgaaggcaaaacactcatatacataaaataaattttaaaagagggtggtgatggtgctgaagagatggctaagtggttaggagcacttgcttgGTCTTCTAGTAGACCCAAAtacagtttccagcactcacgtCTGGTTCACAATGCCTGTAActcagctcctggggatctgacaccctgttcTTGCCTCTTTGATACCTACACATGAGtagtacacacacagagacacttataaacattaaaaaaattattatttttatttgcattggtgttttgcctgcatgtatgtctatatgaagatgccagatcccctggaactggagttacagacaagtgtgaacagccatgtggttgctgggaattgaacccaggcagtgctcttaaccactaagccatctctccagccccacaaacaatttttttttaaaggagaaaatagGCCAGACATattggtgcatgtctttaattccagcactcaagaggcagaggcaggaagatctctgtgagttcaaggtcagcctggtctacagagagttacaggacagccaaggctacatagtgagactctgtctcaacaaacaacaacaaaacaaaaaccaaaaaatcttTTGATAGTCtttcctttgtgtatgtgtgtgtgtgtgcctgtgcatgcgtgcgtgtgtgcgtgtgtgtgcgtgtgtgtgtgtgtgtgtgtgtgtgtgtgtgtgtgtgtgaaaagaaatCCTAGGAAGCACTGGGCTACGAtgacaaaatcaaataaaatagagaaaaagacaaaagaaaagtaaatacattaaaaaaaaaaaaaaagatttcacaaGGAGGAAGGCTAAGACTATTAGAGACGAGCATGCCGCCAGGGGGCAGACGAAGTCGGCGGGGCCCAGCCCATTGCCTAAGGGAGAAAGCGCAGGCCCTTCTTTCGCCAAGAAAGTCCTGTGAAGGAGCAAGTCCTTGGCTGACCCCACGAGGGGTAGGCTTCAGAAGTGCTCACGGAGCTTCCTGGGGGCATCTGGCTGAGGCTCAGCAGCTTGGTCCTGGAGGAAGTCGTGGGCAGAGGACAGGGGGCAACAGGGGAGGCAGCCGGCACCCCGATCTCAGATGACACAAGGACTGATCGAGTTCACTGGTGGCTGTACCCTATCAACAGCTTTAATGGATGCCCTGGAAGACAGTGCTAGGGCATCATGGTCCCCAAACAGCCTTTGGGCCTAAGGAGCCGTCTCTCCCCCAGTGGGCGCGGGCCTGGCGCAGCAGGAAGTGAGAGGGGGTGCCAGGTGGCAGGAGAAGTGGCCATGGTCGCGCGGGGCAAGACGTTGGTGCCACTGCTgctggtggtggcggtggtggcctCACAGTCAACCCTTGGGCAGGTGAAACCAGAGGAACCCGGTGAGCTGCTCTGGGGGTACTGTTGTGGGCCTGGGGGCAGCGACAGATAGACAGGGAGGTGAAGGTGAAGGTGAACGTCACACATTCTCTCACTTCCACCCAGGGCTGCAGGAAACGGACCTACTTTCAGGTAAGGCGCTCAGAACATGCTTCTGGCGTGGTGGGTCTGCCTCGGGGAGCACCTCAACTCTTCCTCTCCTTCGCCCCAGGGTCGAGAACTCAACCACGTTTGATAGTAGCACCCCCTCCCCCGGGATGGGGGCGGGTGCACATGGATCACGTGGGGAGTGTCCAGCCAATCCTTAGGAAGTCCCTCTCCCCCCTTGGCTACaaagtgtgtgtgggagggtgtcTCTGCTCAGTCTGATCCTCCTCACAGGGCCCTGCGGTCGCAGGACCATCCCTTCACGTGTAGTGGGTGGCGTTGATGCGGAGCTCGGCCGCTGGCCATGGCAGGGGAGTCTGCGCGTATGGGGCACCCACTATTGTGGTGCGACCTTGCTCAACCGCCGCTGGGCGCTTACAGCTGCCCACTGCTTCCAAAAGTGAGTCGGGGCGTCAAGCCGGGGCAGTTGAGGGTTAGAGAGGTCAGTCACCTTGGTTTGGTGCCTGGGAAAGCATTTTAGTGTAGCCTCAGGAGTAGCTGTGATGGGTTAAATCCATAAGATTTTACATTAATGCCCCTGGAGGGAACCCTCTTCCAGTTCTTCTAGAATGTTCCTTCAGGACGTTCTCATGTCCCTTTGAGTATATTGACTGCTGCTCTCCTGTTTCCCTTCATTTCCTGAGTCTTTCTTAAATATCCCCACACTGGTTCCCACACTTGCTCAGCTTTTTTTGGGGGGCTGCACAAGGGTTTCCGTAGGCTCAACTTCTGTCTTTAGGACAGCTCTAACAGATGACAAGACTACTTTTCTGCTCCTCCACTCACAGTGCCCAGGAGTAAGGACTGTTTCCAGCCTGCCTGGCTCGTAAGAAGGATTCAGTCATTATGCTAAGGATGCGCTGGCGGTCCCCCCTACAGTGTCACCACAGAGAGAGGCCCAGGTGAGCTGAGCCACCTGACTGactcctctctttctctggtaGGGATACCGATCCCTTTGACTGGTCAGTCCAGTTTGGTGAGCTCAGTTCCAAGCCGTCCCTCTGGAACCTACAGGCCTATTCCAACCGTTACCAAATAGAAGATATCTTTCTGAGCCCCAAGTACCTGAGCATGTATCCCAATGACATCGCCCTGCTGAAACTGTCTTCTTCTGTCAACTACAATAACTACATCCAGCCCATCTGCCTCCTGAACTCCACATTCAAGTTTGAGAACAGAACCGACTGCTGGGTGACCGGCTGGGGGGATATTGGAGAGGACGAAGGTGAGGCTGGGCAGAGACGCGCTTGGGAGGGGGCACTACCCTGTTCTTCCCCACCAGCACCAGCAGTGACTGACTCCCTGGACTCTGCAGCCCCAGAGAGCCCCTCTCCTCCATCATTCAACATTTCCTCATCTATTTTTCTCACTTCTGCTTGcaaggaggacaggaggacaggtcCTCTCCTTCCAGACAGGGTGCGGGCTGGAACTCAGAGGTGCCAGGAGGCCTGCAGGGGTGGGGATCCCAGAGGGCCTCCAGGATGGCTTCCACATCATTATATTTATGATCTTTCCACTTCTGCAGCCACCCCCATCAGTGAGCGACGGTAAACATGCTCCTCCAGGCCTGTTCCAAACACTCCAACTCTGGCTATGCACTCTCCTCACGATTCCCAAGTCATTTCTCTCCACTCGTGACTCTCCGCTGAAGTCCCTTTGGAGGTCCTCAGGGGGCATAATCAAATACCTGCCTCCAGTTCAACAGGAATCCCCCAGAAGCACTGATCATAGTTTCCCCCTAGCTGCCCTGGGGCCTACAGCCCCCCAGCCTGGGCATGCCCTTTGTGCTTGGAGTGACCCTGCTCAATGACCCCTGAGCTGGCGCATTTCTGCAATGCCCCCTAATAAGAGTAGTAGTAATAGATTCAGCTCCTTTCCCCCTTGTCACCGGCTTAGCACTGTTGCAGGCTTGGGGACCTTGGTGCATCAAGGCAacagcataatttaaaaaattcattttattattttttgtgtataagggtgttttgtctgcgtgtgtATGtcttggaccccctggaactagagttgtagacagttgtgagccgccacgcaggtgctgagagttgaacccaggtcttttggaaCCAAATCTTTATCTCAGcaggtgtaattttttttttctttggagacagggtttctccatgcagctttggtgcctgtcctggatctcgctctgtagcccaggctggcctcgaactcacagagatctgcctcccgagtgctgggattaaaggcatgtgccaccgctgcccggccagcagcataatttttaaaaagggatttaaatattttatttaattcgtatgtgtgtgagtgcatctgaggatatgtgcatgtgtgtgcagatgcccacagaggacagacgagggtgtaggatccccaggactggagttacagatgtttctgAGCCGCTCAGCAATGCTGGGTCCCCACTTCATTCCTCATGATTGAGAAAGTGCtctcaaacactgagccatctctccagcccccattaaagggattacatctatttattttgtttttaaaacatttattaaaaaaaaaaaaagggccagagcggggcggtggtggcacatgcctttaaccccagcactcggaaggcggggcaggaggatctctgtgaattcaagaccagcctggtctacagagtgagttccaggacagccatggctgttacacagaaaaaccttgtcttgaaaaacaaaacattcattttatgtgttgtgtttgtgtatgtttgagtgtgtgtatgtatactacATACATGCaacacctgcagaggccagaagagggcttcagtttccctggaactggagttataggtggttgtgagctgcctatgggtgctgggaactgaacccaagtcctctgcaagagctgtaagtgctcttaatggctgagccttctctccagccctgttgttTCGTATGTGATGCGGAGGTTGGAGGGGGAGTACAAGTTCATGCAGTGGTTCacgtgtgaaagtcagaggacaacttttgagaggCGTCCTCTCTTTTTACCAAGGGGGTCTTGATGATCAAAATAAGACTTGAtgacaagagcctttacccactgaaccatcttgcctgtACAGCAGTGTGTTTTTATGTCCACTTTATAGCTGAGGTAACTGAGAGCCTTATGGAAAGTGTCCAAGGCCCTAGAACTAGGAAAAGGAGGTGAGGCCAGGGTTCCATGACTCAGAAGCACAAGTGATGTCCCCAAGGCCGTCGAGCTGGACTTGGCAGGGAGAATAGAGAATTCAGCGCTCAATCTGCCTGTTAGATGGGAGTCCATTTCCTTCTCTAGAGGGGTGGTTGTGAGTGTAGGGACCCATCCAGGCCCACTTGGCCACCCTCTTTCCCTCTGCAGAGCCAATGGctgtgggggcgggggcggggctgtagctagagttttcctgcctggcccacagtcaggacaaatctctctcacctgccagtcccacagccgctcagacccgaccaagtaaacacagagacttatattgcttacaaactgtatggccgtggcaggcttcttgctaactgttcttacagcttaaattaatccatttctataagggataccttgccacgtggcttgtggcttaccggtactttacattttccttttcctgacggcggctggcagtgtctctctcacccagcttcctgttctctcaattctcctctctgttagtcccgcctatacttcctgcctggccactggccaatcagtgatttatttattgaccaatcagcaacacatttgacatacagaccatcccacagcacgggGCCTTGTCCCCTTGAGCCTTGGCTTGCTCATTCTCAGTGCACATGAGACAGTAGAAGGCACTTCTGCTGTGACTGTAGTTCTGCTCACCCTGGAACAGGAGGAACGTTTTCTTTGCTATGTGCTAGCTGGAGCACTTTGAGCAAGACACCTGGctggacctcagtttcctcttctgttgAACACAGTAATGAAAGCTCTGGCTTCCTTGAGCACATGAGATCTGAGGTGTCAGAGCGCTCTCCGCAGTCAGGAGACACGTGCTGTAGCTCTTGTCAGTCATCCTTGTCATCCTTGCAGAGTCAGACAGTGGGCGGAGCCTAGACTTCGGGATCCAGCAGATGCGAGTCCTCACCGGGCTCTGACAGTGCATTTTGGTAATGAGGCTCTTCCCCAGAACTGTTTTTAAGTTAATGCATCCTGATACTGTTATATTCTAGAGGTGTTTTAGGGCTCTTGGCTCAGGCCTAAGAAAAGCCCAGAAGGTAGAGCTGCTACCCCTGGTCCAGTACCTGGATGTCTCACAGGACTTGACCTTCACCACAGCTCCTCCCCCTGTACATGTTTTGGTTCCATGCTCAGGCAGGGACTTGTGTACATTCTGCATCCAGTCTCAGGGGATGGCATTAACAATAGCTCTATCCACTGAATCCCATGATATTGTTGATCACCTATGATGTTAGTGTGGGGTTGCAACTGGAGACCATGGATAGTGGTGTCTCAGGCACAGTAGGTGCCCCAGGACACCCCTATCCCCACATTCCTTCCAGGAGGAGAGGACCCAGgggtctctttctcttccacccCCCTGTACAGATCTGCCCGCTCCCTACACTCTGCAGGAAGTGCAAGTAGCTGTGATCAACAACAGTATGTGTAACCACTTGTACCAAAAGCCAGACTTCCGAGTGAACATCTGGGGAGACATGGTTTGCGCTGGCAATCCTGCCGGTGGCAAGGATTCCTGCTTTGTAAGTATCACCTCACCCCACCACAGTACCCTACCATTCCTAGCTCCAACTTCCGTCCAACTGAGGTTTCACATGGTACCTCATTCAATCTCAGTCCAACCCCGGGAAACAGACTGTGGCCCCACTTTGCAGACGAAGAAGCTGAGGCTCCACTGCTGTCAGGGCAAGGAGTCGGATCCTTACCCAGTCTGCCAGCTCCACAGCACCCCCTCTCCTCGTCCTGGCCTCCCTCCTAGTCCTGCTTGTCACCCTCCAGGCCAGGCTTACCTGTGCTGCTCCCCAGGGTGACTCAGGAGGACCGTTGGTCTGCGACCAGGATACAGTGTGGTATCAGATTGGAGTTGTGAGCTGGGGAATAGGCTGTGGTCGGCCCAATCGGCCTGGAGTCTATACCAACATCAGTCATCATTACGACTGGATCCAGTCGACCATGATCCGCAATGGGATGCTCAGGCCTGACCCAGCCCCACTACTGCTGGTTCTTACTCTGCCCTGGGCTCCTTCGCTGCTGAGGCCTGCCTGAGCCCACCTGTGAAAATAAGGTCATCTGTggagtcagagtgtgtttcttttgtatCTTGTTTGCTAATAAACGTGCTGATACTTTCATAGCTTTTCTTGAACTCGGATGGCTTCCTGTGGTCACGTCCTTTCTCTCAGTCCAAGACCGGTATCTAACCCCCAAAATCTTGGCCCATCCTCATCAACCAAAGTTTTGATTGCAAACAGTAGCATCCATTTAGTGCAATTACAAAAACCACATTTttgtggctgggtgtggtggcatgcacctgtaattccagaacatgGGAGatggaggtagaaggatcagaaatCTTCTGCAAAGACCAGCACCCAGGAGATGAGTCCAGCATGGCTGAGGTCCCTGCTCCTAACAGCACAGGCTGGGTTCACTCAGTATACCCGGTGGGAGCTCTGCTTCCTCCtgagcctttgttttctttttgagatatgCTCTGGAGTTCTCTGGTCCTCCTCCTGATCCGGGAATCACAGCATCTGAAACCCTCATCTTGTTGATGCAGGACCAGTGCACAGTGTGGCTGGTACTGCACCAACCACAGGATGCACCCCCAGGCTCCTCAGGAGCTGTTCTGATCACACCTCCACAGCACTGGAACTGAGACTCTGGGGTAAAGGATGTGATCAAGCCCCACAGGGACAAAGCCAGGGAATTCCACCCTCTGTTCTGTATCGCAGTGTCCAAGGACCCCAGGAGACGGAAGGAAGGGGACAAGGTGGGCATGCACTGAAGTCTTCAGGACATTCTAGGAGGTGCCTTGGCTAGGCAAACCTCACTCTGCCCCATCAACTATTCATGTTTCAACCAGAGCCTGAGGAAACCAGGAAAAGCCAAAGTCCCTGCTTGTGTGACCACATCGAGTAGGCACCTGCATGTCCATCACCGTCCACCAGGGAGCAGTCATGGGCCTGGCTCCTTGGCTCAGAggcagatggagggagggagggcttgcTAATATTGACCTGGTGCCTTGGGAGGGGTACTGCACACTCTTTCTGACTGCTGTGGTATTTCGGCTTCctcacagatttttgttctgttGGCTATCTTCCACTTAGTCTCTAGGCTAAGAGCTTCCAATGGAGCATTATTCCTGAGGGCTTGCAGGCTCCCCAGAACCCCAAATGCACCATTGAACCTGCAATCCTACTTGGATACTACATTGatgaaactgcttttgcctttaCGTATTTACACCCTCTAGTTAATTTCTGGAAAAGCTGGTGAGGGGACAGGGGCTATCGAAGTGCGGAAGAAGCAGATGGTGTTTTTCATCAATCTCAAGGGAATGTGTCAAAGACAAAAG from the Peromyscus eremicus chromosome 8a, PerEre_H2_v1, whole genome shotgun sequence genome contains:
- the Prss21 gene encoding testisin isoform X1, producing the protein MVARGKTLVPLLLVVAVVASQSTLGQVKPEEPGLQETDLLSGPCGRRTIPSRVVGGVDAELGRWPWQGSLRVWGTHYCGATLLNRRWALTAAHCFQKDTDPFDWSVQFGELSSKPSLWNLQAYSNRYQIEDIFLSPKYLSMYPNDIALLKLSSSVNYNNYIQPICLLNSTFKFENRTDCWVTGWGDIGEDEDLPAPYTLQEVQVAVINNSMCNHLYQKPDFRVNIWGDMVCAGNPAGGKDSCFARLTCAAPQGDSGGPLVCDQDTVWYQIGVVSWGIGCGRPNRPGVYTNISHHYDWIQSTMIRNGMLRPDPAPLLLVLTLPWAPSLLRPA
- the Prss21 gene encoding testisin isoform X2 → MVARGKTLVPLLLVVAVVASQSTLGQVKPEEPGLQETDLLSGPCGRRTIPSRVVGGVDAELGRWPWQGSLRVWGTHYCGATLLNRRWALTAAHCFQKDTDPFDWSVQFGELSSKPSLWNLQAYSNRYQIEDIFLSPKYLSMYPNDIALLKLSSSVNYNNYIQPICLLNSTFKFENRTDCWVTGWGDIGEDEDLPAPYTLQEVQVAVINNSMCNHLYQKPDFRVNIWGDMVCAGNPAGGKDSCFGDSGGPLVCDQDTVWYQIGVVSWGIGCGRPNRPGVYTNISHHYDWIQSTMIRNGMLRPDPAPLLLVLTLPWAPSLLRPA